One window of Atribacter laminatus genomic DNA carries:
- a CDS encoding YbgA family protein: MKQFTKPIVVVSKCLGFDSCRYNGQMIPVDFIEKMKPYVHFVPVCPEVEIGLGIPRDPIRILSVNGDLRLMQPITGHDYSDKMKHFALEFLQSLPDVDGFILKGRSPSCGVKDVKIYQSIDKGPSIGTTRGFFGEAVFNAFPFLPIEDEGRLSNLKIRDHFYTSLFVLADFRQLRGQPSRQQLVRFHTELKMVLMAYNQSEMRVMGRIVAQVNKEPINEVYNDYQSHLLKALFRSPKAPSIINVFMHALGYFSTRLHSNEKAFFLNSLEKYRSGRSTFATNLQLLRSWVIRFDEPYLKGQRFFNPYPEELMELVDSGKGRE, translated from the coding sequence ATTCTTGTCGATACAATGGGCAAATGATACCAGTTGATTTTATAGAGAAAATGAAACCCTATGTTCATTTTGTTCCGGTTTGCCCCGAGGTGGAAATTGGCTTAGGAATTCCACGCGATCCAATACGTATATTATCCGTAAATGGAGATTTAAGGCTGATGCAACCGATAACCGGCCATGATTATTCCGATAAAATGAAACATTTTGCCTTGGAATTTTTGCAGAGTTTACCCGATGTAGACGGATTCATTCTCAAAGGTCGATCTCCCTCTTGTGGCGTTAAAGATGTCAAGATCTATCAAAGTATTGATAAAGGTCCATCCATAGGAACAACTCGAGGCTTCTTTGGCGAGGCAGTTTTTAACGCTTTTCCTTTCTTACCAATTGAGGATGAGGGACGGTTATCCAATTTAAAAATTCGCGATCATTTTTATACATCCCTATTTGTTTTAGCAGATTTTCGCCAACTGCGTGGTCAACCGTCACGGCAACAACTGGTTCGGTTTCATACTGAGCTTAAGATGGTCCTTATGGCATATAATCAAAGTGAAATGAGAGTGATGGGGAGAATAGTTGCTCAAGTGAATAAAGAACCTATAAACGAAGTGTACAACGACTATCAATCCCACCTTTTAAAAGCACTTTTTCGTTCACCCAAGGCTCCCTCAATAATTAATGTTTTTATGCATGCTCTCGGATACTTTTCTACCCGGCTTCATTCGAATGAAAAGGCTTTTTTTCTCAACTCTTTGGAAAAATATCGGTCAGGTCGGAGTACCTTTGCAACTAATCTTCAGCTTCTTCGTTCCTGGGTTATTCGTTTTGATGAACCTTATTTAAAAGGTCAGCGTTTTTTTAATCCTTATCCCGAAGAGCTCATGGAATTAGTGGATTCTGGTAAGGGACGTGAATAG
- a CDS encoding metallopeptidase family protein, translating to MERDEIMGMVRDILDQLPDHIRENIKNLEFVIEDRPNFEIKRRFRGAMLLGLYQGVPLPKRGPGYTFVLPDRISLFYENLLKVVRDDGEWPRVLKDVILHEIGHYFGFNEMEIRKLMDEMIPETDKGMD from the coding sequence GTGGAAAGAGATGAAATCATGGGTATGGTTCGGGATATTCTCGATCAACTTCCTGACCATATTCGAGAAAATATTAAGAATTTGGAGTTTGTTATTGAGGATCGACCGAATTTTGAAATTAAACGCCGATTTCGTGGAGCAATGTTATTGGGACTTTATCAGGGGGTTCCTCTCCCCAAAAGAGGCCCAGGGTATACTTTTGTTCTTCCTGATCGGATATCGTTATTCTATGAGAACTTATTGAAAGTGGTCCGAGATGATGGAGAGTGGCCAAGAGTTTTAAAAGATGTCATTTTGCACGAAATTGGTCATTATTTTGGGTTTAATGAAATGGAAATACGGAAATTAATGGATGAGATGATACCAGAAACTGATAAGGGGATGGATTAA
- a CDS encoding HD domain-containing protein — protein sequence MAQDVNWYWQQVKKIFYDDAHMIDHTQKVLEYAEQILSNQPGMSEEEKRRTKIAVLLHDIGILEAEKKHGSRSGKFQHIEGPPLVREITKQAEEEPEFLERVSYIVGNHHNFSKADGIDFQILIEADMLVNLQNEKIKKNKLEEFINKFFKTNKGRELAQKTYL from the coding sequence ATGGCTCAAGATGTAAATTGGTATTGGCAGCAGGTCAAGAAAATATTTTATGATGATGCTCATATGATTGATCATACCCAAAAAGTCTTGGAATATGCGGAACAAATTCTCTCTAACCAGCCAGGTATGAGCGAAGAAGAAAAAAGACGAACAAAGATTGCAGTTCTCCTTCACGATATAGGTATATTAGAAGCAGAGAAAAAACACGGTTCTCGATCAGGAAAATTTCAGCACATTGAAGGGCCACCTCTTGTTCGGGAAATAACCAAACAGGCCGAGGAGGAGCCAGAATTTTTAGAACGAGTGTCATATATAGTTGGGAATCACCACAATTTTTCCAAGGCGGATGGGATTGATTTTCAAATTCTGATAGAAGCTGATATGTTGGTTAATTTACAAAACGAAAAGATAAAGAAAAATAAACTCGAGGAATTTATAAATAAATTTTTTAAAACGAATAAGGGAAGAGAATTAGCTCAAAAAACTTATTTATAA
- a CDS encoding ferredoxin yields the protein MALKIDEEACIGCELCVQVCPDVFEMNDDGKSIIKPGSDENLECVDEAIDSCPTSAIIKE from the coding sequence ATGGCTTTAAAAATTGATGAAGAAGCTTGTATTGGTTGTGAATTATGTGTTCAAGTATGTCCCGATGTTTTTGAAATGAATGATGATGGAAAAAGCATCATTAAACCTGGAAGTGATGAAAATTTGGAATGTGTTGATGAAGCGATTGATTCCTGTCCTACAAGTGCCATAATCAAGGAATAA